Proteins encoded together in one Triticum dicoccoides isolate Atlit2015 ecotype Zavitan chromosome 7B, WEW_v2.0, whole genome shotgun sequence window:
- the LOC119339270 gene encoding BTB/POZ and MATH domain-containing protein 2-like, which translates to MSSSSTVGNIAPNDGSSSPPASAIVAQAMSGSHVVKIDGYSRTKGLGNGKYIKSETFTIGGHPWCMRYYPDGCQTEDADWISIYLQHSTDPTDASEVKEEFKMSLLDQDRQPVALYSRCSSHIGTFSRLHERCSMGFAQFIKRKDLEESLYLRHDVFSIRCDVSVSKKIFTEPIPPHVVLPPSNMHQHLGQLLLAGEAADVTFEVGEETLAAHRCILAARSPVFKAELLGPMKEKTATRVLIDDMEARVFKALLHFIDSLPSMDKGGATEIAQHLLVAADRYDMERLKLICEGRLCDHIQGTVATTLALAEQHGCAALKKACFKFLMSPGNLKVVMESDGYEHLKSSCPSVLDELVAKLAP; encoded by the exons ATGTCCTCTTCGTCCACGGTGGGCAACATCGCTCCCAACGACGGATCGTCGTCGCCGCCTGCGTCGGCTATCGTCGCGCAGGCCATGTCCGGGTCGCACGTAGTCAAGATAGACGGCTACTCCCGCACCAAGGGGCTTGGCAATGGCAAATACATCAAGTCCGAGACCTTCACCATCGGAGGCCATCCCTGGTGTATGCGCTACTACCCAGACGGCTGTCAGACTGAAGACGCAGATTGGATATCCATCTATCTGCAGCATAGTACTGATCCAACTGATGCTAGTGAAGTCAAAGAAGAGTTCAAGATGAGTTTGCTTGACCAGGACAGGCAACCGGTGGCATTGTACAGCAGATGCAGCAGCCACATAGGCACATTCTCCAGACTCCACGAAAGGTGCAGCATGGGCTTCGCTCAATTCATCAAGAGAAAGGATTTGGAGGAATCCCTTTACCTTAGGCATGATGTTTTCAGCATCAGGTGCGATGTCTCCGTGTCAAAGAAGATCTTCACCGAGCCAATCCCACCGCACGTCGTCCTGCCACCGTCCAACATGCACCAGCATCTCGGACAACTTCTCTTGGCCGGCGAGGCGGCCGATGTTACCTTCGAGGTCGGCGAGGAGACATTAGCTGCGCACAGGTGCATACTCGCAGCTCGGTCACCGGTCTTCAAGGCAGAGCTCCTTGGCCCCATGAAGGAGAAGACCGCAACTCGAGTGCTGATCGATGACATGGAAGCCAGAGTGTTCAAGGCGTTGCTCCATTTCATCGACTCGTTGCCCTCCATGGACAAAGGCGGCGCGACGGAGATTGCTCAGCATTTGCTGGTGGCGGCTGACAGGTATGATATGGAGAGGCTGAAGCTGATCTGCGAGGGGAGGCTGTGTGATCACATTCAGGG CACGGTGGCGACCACGCTGGCACTGGCTGAGCAGCACGGCTGTGCTGCTCTCAAGAAGGCATGCTTCAAGTTCCTGATGTCTCCGGGTAACCTGAAGGTGGTCATGGAATCTGATGGATATGAGCACCTCAAGAGCAGTTGCCCATCTGTTCTGGACGAACTGGTCGCCAAGCTTGCTCCATGA